GCGTGTTTTTAAAATTATGATATGAACCAATAACAATCTTCTTTTTTGAATGCAAAAAAGAAGGCGCTTTTTTAAACAAACCTGAATTTATTTCGATATCTGCACAATCAACATATTGAGCAATATTTTTTAATATCTCAAACCTGGCTTTATCAGAAATTACCTTTTCCCCGCCCTCTTTTTTGCCCCTTATTGTGGCAATTATCGGGTTAGGAATGGATTCGTCCAATTTTTTTACCACGGAGATTATATAGTCAAGAGAAACATCTTTAAATCTATCAATGCGTATCTCGACAATATCTATTTTCTTGAATATATTATCCTTTATTTTACCTGAATTTACTTCTGAATCATTTATAGTTCCGACAACAATCGGGACGCGGCCTAGTATTATTTTACCGATTTTAAGATTGGGCATGATTATATTATAAACAATGATACTTCAAACGGTGTTACCACATTCTTAAGCATTTGGATCGTTTCCCCGACGCCGGCAAAACGATCA
This portion of the bacterium genome encodes:
- the aroD gene encoding type I 3-dehydroquinate dehydratase is translated as MPNLKIGKIILGRVPIVVGTINDSEVNSGKIKDNIFKKIDIVEIRIDRFKDVSLDYIISVVKKLDESIPNPIIATIRGKKEGGEKVISDKARFEILKNIAQYVDCADIEINSGLFKKAPSFLHSKKKIVIGSYHNFKNTPPNSKIEKILKKGKKGGADIVKIAVTANSRDDLARLIDFTIKNRKKNIITIAMKDIGRISRVLNPILGSLLTYGYVITPSAAGQPPVIEIIGQLRSFDPEYIVKRNSNY